A genomic stretch from Desulfolutivibrio sulfodismutans DSM 3696 includes:
- a CDS encoding MlaA family lipoprotein has product MNRSPFLRILLVCALFSALALATGCNGKKSQAARDFAPPAESSAQAEQAAAPATDAPDEDAEDLASTPVNDPLLGWNRFWFTFNDYFYTGIRPVVQGYRYVVPEFARTGMKNVYDNFTFPIRFLNALLQLNMTKAAREFGRFMINSTFGVGGFFDLAKSDPNLQPGDEDFGQTLGYYGMGEGFYIVWPFLGPSSARDSVGLVGDVAANPLTWIFGLWDYKGQDQTWYLSYVISAGNRFNRLPEYLDDYDSMKKSALEPYVSMRDFYIQYRRGRIAQ; this is encoded by the coding sequence ATGAACCGCTCCCCCTTCCTCCGGATATTGCTTGTGTGCGCACTGTTCTCCGCCCTTGCCCTGGCGACGGGATGCAACGGAAAAAAGAGCCAGGCGGCCAGAGACTTCGCCCCTCCGGCGGAATCAAGCGCCCAGGCCGAACAGGCCGCCGCTCCCGCGACGGACGCTCCGGATGAAGATGCGGAGGATCTGGCCTCCACACCCGTCAACGACCCCTTGTTGGGCTGGAACCGCTTCTGGTTCACCTTCAACGACTATTTCTATACCGGCATCCGTCCCGTGGTGCAGGGATACCGGTATGTGGTGCCTGAGTTCGCCCGTACGGGAATGAAAAACGTCTACGACAACTTCACCTTTCCCATACGCTTCCTCAATGCCCTGCTCCAGCTCAACATGACCAAGGCCGCCCGCGAGTTCGGACGGTTCATGATCAACTCCACCTTCGGCGTGGGCGGCTTCTTCGACCTAGCCAAGTCCGACCCCAACCTCCAGCCCGGCGACGAGGATTTCGGACAGACCCTGGGCTACTACGGCATGGGCGAAGGCTTCTACATCGTGTGGCCCTTCCTGGGGCCCTCCAGCGCCCGGGACTCCGTGGGACTGGTGGGCGACGTCGCGGCCAACCCCCTGACCTGGATCTTCGGCCTTTGGGATTACAAGGGACAGGATCAGACCTGGTATCTGAGCTATGTCATAAGCGCCGGCAACCGTTTCAACCGTCTGCCGGAGTATCTCGACGACTACGATTCCATGAAGAAGTCCGCTCTGGAGCCCTACGTCTCCATGCGTGATTTCTACATCCAGTACCGTCGAGGACGCATCGCCCAGTAA
- a CDS encoding acyltransferase family protein, with amino-acid sequence MPNTSTGPFTPPPGCVPGRPPSRVDAPAVSRLTTDALKGVAILGVLLSHYVYHEIGNQPMLVSALNGYLGLFFVISGLGIEASLERRLAQGVTFPAVGRFYLERALRIYPAYYLGLWTMVAISGKPYGLAAYTGYISPYWFITSILHCYAAAPLFHSMLGRLGPGRFTALVTLAALGLNLVYQVWLPPLDEPWLSLVVYKNILLGHLLFFAWGMAMYRTRKTAVDAPQNTLSSASGLRGWVAFVLCLPFAGLLASTTLSPLVKAVSAVLYYLMLLATARAAFEGRLPLPTKRLLCAIGRATLLIYLFEPYYYFFVGARILTPGALSTPFLYALTLSVFILLCIVAQPAFDLLARLPFRLRPRS; translated from the coding sequence ATGCCCAACACGTCCACCGGCCCTTTCACGCCGCCTCCCGGCTGCGTACCGGGGCGTCCACCCAGCCGGGTGGACGCCCCGGCCGTTTCCCGCCTGACCACCGATGCCCTGAAGGGCGTTGCCATACTGGGCGTGCTCCTGTCCCACTACGTCTATCACGAGATAGGCAACCAGCCCATGCTGGTGTCCGCCCTCAACGGTTACCTGGGGCTGTTTTTCGTCATCAGCGGCCTGGGCATCGAGGCCAGCCTTGAGCGGCGTCTGGCCCAGGGCGTGACGTTCCCGGCCGTAGGCCGCTTCTACCTTGAACGGGCCCTGCGCATTTATCCCGCCTATTATCTGGGTCTGTGGACCATGGTGGCCATCTCCGGCAAACCTTACGGTCTGGCCGCCTATACGGGGTACATTTCCCCCTACTGGTTCATTACCAGCATCCTGCACTGCTACGCGGCCGCCCCGCTCTTCCACTCCATGCTCGGCCGCCTCGGGCCAGGGCGTTTCACCGCCCTGGTCACCCTGGCCGCCCTCGGCCTCAATCTGGTCTATCAGGTGTGGCTGCCGCCCTTAGACGAACCCTGGCTGTCGCTTGTCGTCTACAAGAACATTCTCCTGGGCCATCTGCTCTTTTTCGCCTGGGGCATGGCCATGTACCGGACCAGAAAAACGGCTGTCGACGCTCCCCAAAACACCCTCTCCAGTGCTTCCGGACTGAGGGGCTGGGTTGCGTTCGTCCTGTGCCTGCCCTTTGCCGGGTTGCTCGCCTCAACGACGCTGTCCCCGCTTGTCAAGGCGGTCAGCGCCGTACTCTATTATCTCATGCTGCTGGCCACGGCCCGGGCGGCCTTCGAAGGCCGCCTGCCCCTGCCGACAAAACGTCTTCTGTGCGCCATCGGCCGGGCCACGCTGCTCATCTATCTCTTCGAACCCTATTACTATTTTTTCGTCGGGGCCCGCATCCTGACCCCCGGAGCCCTGTCCACCCCCTTCCTCTATGCCCTGACCCTGAGCGTCTTCATCCTGCTGTGCATCGTGGCGCAGCCCGCCTTCGATCTCCTGGCCCGGCTGCCCTTCCGTCTGCGGCCCCGGTCCTGA
- the qrcD gene encoding menaquinone reductase integral membrane subunit QrcD, with product MSFIEAEKNWYPEGVSRCGLGKFLGWLTILAAVLAFGVVAALFIFIFGIGVTGMDNYFGFGLWITFDLAVIALGAGAFFTGLLRYIIRIDELKDIINLAVIIGFICYSGAMLILTMDIGQPVRAWFGYWHPNVHSMLTEVIFCITCYLTVLIIEVVPLIFEQKQLNKIPLLHHIAHNFHVVMPLFAGLGAFLSTFHQGSLGGMYGVLFARPYAFREGFFIWPWTFFLFVLSAIASGPCMTVLVCALMEKMTGRQLTTYRVKSLMAKIGGTMLLIYMVMKYLDTWAWITNLLPKAGLTFDQMFYGMIYGKWLMFLELVVCILVPVIFLLVPALRRRPAFMYWACILNCLGIIINRYVFTVQTIAFPVMPFDSWMTYAPNWAEWATTCMILAYGGIIMSLAYRYLPLFPQEVRLNK from the coding sequence ATGTCCTTCATTGAAGCGGAAAAAAACTGGTATCCCGAAGGGGTCAGCCGGTGCGGCTTGGGGAAATTCCTGGGCTGGCTTACGATCCTGGCGGCTGTTCTGGCCTTCGGCGTCGTGGCCGCCCTGTTCATCTTCATCTTCGGCATCGGCGTCACCGGAATGGACAACTATTTCGGGTTCGGGCTGTGGATCACCTTTGACCTGGCGGTGATCGCCCTGGGCGCCGGGGCCTTTTTCACCGGCCTTTTGCGCTACATCATCCGGATCGACGAGCTCAAAGACATCATCAATCTGGCCGTCATTATCGGGTTTATCTGTTATTCCGGGGCCATGCTCATCCTGACCATGGACATCGGCCAGCCGGTGCGGGCATGGTTCGGCTACTGGCATCCCAATGTCCATTCCATGCTCACCGAAGTGATCTTCTGCATCACCTGCTACCTGACCGTGCTCATCATCGAGGTGGTGCCGCTGATATTTGAGCAGAAGCAGCTCAACAAGATCCCGCTTCTGCACCACATCGCCCACAACTTCCATGTGGTCATGCCCCTTTTCGCGGGCCTGGGCGCCTTCCTGTCCACCTTCCACCAGGGATCGCTGGGCGGCATGTACGGCGTGCTCTTCGCCCGCCCCTATGCCTTCCGCGAGGGCTTTTTCATCTGGCCCTGGACGTTCTTCCTCTTCGTGCTCTCGGCCATCGCCTCGGGACCGTGCATGACGGTTTTGGTGTGCGCCCTCATGGAGAAGATGACCGGACGCCAGTTGACCACCTACCGTGTCAAATCGCTCATGGCCAAGATCGGCGGCACCATGCTCCTGATCTACATGGTCATGAAGTATCTGGACACCTGGGCCTGGATCACCAACCTTCTGCCCAAGGCCGGGCTGACCTTCGACCAGATGTTCTATGGCATGATCTACGGCAAGTGGCTCATGTTCCTGGAACTGGTGGTGTGCATCCTGGTCCCGGTGATCTTTTTGCTGGTGCCCGCCCTGCGCCGTCGCCCGGCGTTCATGTACTGGGCCTGCATCCTCAACTGCCTGGGCATTATCATCAACCGCTACGTGTTCACGGTGCAGACCATCGCCTTCCCGGTCATGCCCTTTGATTCCTGGATGACCTACGCCCCCAATTGGGCGGAGTGGGCCACCACATGCATGATCCTGGCCTACGGCGGCATCATCATGAGCCTGGCCTACCGCTACCTGCCCCTGTTTCCCCAGGAAGTGCGCCTGAACAAGTAG
- the qrcC gene encoding menaquinone reductase iron-sulfur cluster-binding subunit QrcC, whose translation MSAAHQEFATKWGLVIDIDKCTGCGACMVACQTENNIAPEQDASNKLRTLTWMNVYELKNGKEFPQAEVAFLPRPCMQCGNPSCVPVCPVVATDKNEDGGIVSQIYPRCIGCRYCMAACPYHSRYFGWFDPVWPEGMEKTITPFTSTRPRGVVEKCHFCHHRWNQAKDAARIAGKDPNNLPDGAYKPACVEVCPTGAMAFGDLKNPKHKVYELSRSKYAFRLLERLGTDPQVYYMTKRDWVRRQGDNYLPNEKA comes from the coding sequence ATGAGCGCAGCGCATCAGGAATTCGCGACCAAGTGGGGTCTGGTCATCGACATCGACAAATGCACGGGCTGTGGCGCGTGCATGGTCGCATGCCAGACCGAGAACAATATCGCCCCCGAGCAGGACGCGTCCAACAAGCTTCGGACGCTGACCTGGATGAATGTCTACGAACTCAAAAACGGCAAGGAGTTTCCCCAGGCCGAGGTGGCGTTTCTGCCCCGGCCCTGCATGCAGTGCGGAAACCCCTCGTGCGTGCCCGTGTGCCCCGTTGTGGCCACGGACAAAAACGAAGACGGCGGCATCGTCAGCCAGATCTACCCCAGGTGTATCGGCTGCCGGTACTGCATGGCCGCCTGCCCCTACCACTCCCGTTACTTTGGGTGGTTTGATCCGGTTTGGCCCGAGGGCATGGAGAAAACCATCACCCCGTTCACCTCGACCCGGCCGCGCGGCGTGGTGGAGAAGTGCCACTTCTGTCACCACCGCTGGAATCAGGCCAAGGATGCCGCCCGTATCGCCGGAAAGGATCCGAACAACCTTCCGGACGGCGCATACAAGCCTGCCTGCGTCGAGGTGTGCCCCACCGGCGCCATGGCGTTTGGCGACCTGAAAAATCCCAAGCACAAGGTGTACGAACTCTCCAGAAGCAAGTATGCCTTTCGGCTTCTCGAGCGGCTTGGCACCGATCCGCAGGTCTACTACATGACCAAGCGCGACTGGGTGCGGCGTCAAGGCGATAATTACCTCCCAAACGAAAAGGCGTAG